A region from the Variovorax sp. RKNM96 genome encodes:
- a CDS encoding tripartite tricarboxylate transporter substrate binding protein gives MKLSTVSLLAALAASLWIPASGAEAPVWPHAKAITWIVGFPPGGTMDTQARMVAQLLSRKTGQPVVVQNKVGASGALALRATASAPADGYTVMTVTGPGIEAQDVPRFGNGLKPVALLSKGPMVLVASMANAPPADLQALLKEMRRRPEAWSYASSGLGTPQHLAGELLNKLAGTAMLHVPYKGGSQAVGDVVGGQVPLGMLGVMPLLPYIRAGKVRVYAVTSAARLPGVLPDVPTMQEAGVPGYDISQWYALAVPEGVPLDCVAQLNRWLNDIMVSEEMKEPLRAIGSLPGAGSPAAVASFVRAEDEKWRAFARRAGIQATN, from the coding sequence ATGAAACTTTCGACGGTCAGCCTTCTGGCAGCCCTCGCCGCAAGTTTGTGGATCCCGGCCTCCGGGGCCGAGGCGCCCGTGTGGCCGCATGCCAAGGCGATCACCTGGATCGTCGGTTTCCCTCCGGGCGGCACGATGGACACGCAGGCGCGGATGGTGGCCCAGCTGCTGAGCCGGAAGACGGGGCAGCCCGTGGTCGTGCAAAACAAGGTCGGTGCCTCGGGCGCACTCGCGTTGCGTGCCACCGCGTCGGCCCCTGCGGACGGCTATACGGTCATGACGGTCACCGGCCCCGGCATCGAGGCGCAGGACGTACCGCGATTCGGCAACGGACTCAAGCCCGTGGCGCTGCTGTCGAAGGGGCCGATGGTGCTGGTCGCCTCCATGGCCAATGCGCCGCCTGCGGATCTGCAGGCGCTCCTGAAAGAGATGCGCCGCAGGCCGGAGGCCTGGAGCTACGCGTCCTCGGGTCTCGGAACACCCCAGCACCTGGCGGGTGAGCTGCTCAACAAGCTGGCCGGCACCGCCATGCTGCACGTGCCCTACAAGGGCGGAAGCCAGGCCGTGGGGGACGTCGTCGGCGGGCAGGTTCCCCTGGGCATGCTCGGCGTGATGCCGCTGCTTCCCTACATCCGGGCGGGGAAGGTCAGGGTGTACGCGGTGACCAGTGCGGCCCGCCTGCCCGGTGTGCTGCCTGATGTTCCGACGATGCAGGAGGCCGGTGTCCCTGGCTACGACATCAGCCAGTGGTACGCGCTGGCCGTGCCCGAGGGCGTGCCGCTGGATTGCGTTGCGCAGTTGAACCGGTGGCTGAACGACATCATGGTCTCCGAGGAGATGAAGGAGCCGCTGCGGGCCATCGGGTCTTTGCCGGGAGCGGGGTCGCCGGCCGCCGTGGCGTCTTTCGTGC
- a CDS encoding DUF4019 domain-containing protein: MSTHATPALRRRFGICLVLAVASTAAGAQGNPQASGASADELLRASEQTLRQIDESRGPDLWNASAPFIRTSFSQADYVNGIVQERQRVGTVRERSWDRVTRIHENGNSQGVPAGFYASVDFSTYTGNGNVVYERLSFRLEDDGWHPVGYNARDKQ; the protein is encoded by the coding sequence ATGTCCACCCACGCAACGCCCGCTTTGCGCCGCCGCTTCGGCATCTGCCTCGTGTTGGCCGTTGCAAGCACCGCGGCGGGGGCCCAGGGCAACCCGCAAGCATCAGGCGCATCGGCCGACGAGTTGCTGCGTGCGAGCGAGCAGACCCTTCGCCAGATCGACGAGAGCCGCGGCCCGGACCTGTGGAACGCGTCCGCGCCGTTCATCAGGACGAGCTTCTCGCAGGCCGACTACGTGAACGGTATCGTTCAAGAACGCCAGAGAGTCGGAACGGTGCGTGAACGCAGTTGGGATCGCGTGACGCGCATTCACGAGAACGGCAACAGCCAAGGTGTGCCGGCCGGCTTCTACGCCAGCGTCGATTTCTCGACATACACGGGCAATGGCAACGTTGTCTACGAACGGTTGAGCTTCAGGCTCGAAGACGATGGCTGGCACCCCGTGGGCTACAACGCACGCGACAAACAGTGA